In the Bacteroidota bacterium genome, one interval contains:
- a CDS encoding O-antigen ligase family protein, protein MNTIIAIAILMLLIGLISKTERQYTILWSFATPIFYIIFGFKSLYINLGFTEVELFSGVLPMVVCIMVWQKLSATERRRAWKYSPKFWWLFLAYYFASLFWTNNLATGVRTVLEIAFPSFLYLVAFNVIQNDLHLEKYLKWMIAINLVVAVFDLYNAYNGWTMIERAGAMSEGVIGYRTVTAYFYVTMSTILLMRLMDAFEWRLLAVFAIDVFLMLIAGSRTPTFTFIAGALVAIIYRRSLKFAVIGIVVLAMLVGTLFLLPTRNKFLNSDESLNMRDSGRAFFQKYFEDKAEEGPLWGYGAGGTEKYAQWLTEHVTMVGAPHNEYLRIRFDGGIIGLALFYLGLADILVRGLWWGRGVKAYFPYRAILVMTPIMFAVSCTNDNTFFYFYVFTQYLFVFMGFGARLCYEDRVLRGLETMVLSPDEVETLKEQMGELQPAT, encoded by the coding sequence ATGAATACGATTATCGCGATCGCGATCCTCATGCTGCTGATCGGCCTGATTTCCAAGACCGAGCGGCAATACACAATTCTCTGGTCGTTCGCGACGCCGATTTTCTATATCATTTTCGGATTCAAGAGCCTCTATATCAACCTGGGGTTCACCGAAGTTGAGTTGTTTAGCGGAGTGCTACCGATGGTGGTCTGCATCATGGTATGGCAGAAACTCAGTGCGACCGAGCGACGGCGCGCATGGAAATATTCGCCAAAGTTCTGGTGGTTGTTTCTCGCCTATTATTTCGCCTCACTCTTTTGGACGAACAACCTGGCAACTGGAGTCCGGACGGTCCTCGAGATTGCCTTCCCTTCGTTTCTGTATCTGGTTGCTTTCAATGTAATCCAGAACGATCTTCACCTGGAGAAATACCTCAAGTGGATGATCGCGATCAACCTTGTCGTGGCAGTATTCGATCTGTATAACGCGTATAATGGCTGGACCATGATTGAGCGAGCCGGCGCAATGTCAGAAGGGGTGATCGGATACCGGACCGTGACTGCGTATTTCTATGTCACGATGAGTACGATCCTTTTGATGCGTCTGATGGATGCATTTGAGTGGCGACTCTTGGCGGTGTTTGCCATTGACGTCTTTCTTATGCTCATTGCCGGAAGTCGAACTCCCACGTTCACGTTCATTGCTGGGGCCTTGGTGGCCATCATCTATCGCCGCAGCCTGAAATTTGCCGTGATCGGCATCGTTGTGCTCGCGATGCTCGTCGGCACGCTTTTTCTCCTTCCGACGCGGAACAAGTTCTTGAATTCTGACGAGTCCCTGAACATGCGCGATTCGGGGCGCGCCTTTTTCCAGAAATACTTCGAGGATAAAGCCGAGGAGGGACCGTTGTGGGGATATGGTGCGGGCGGAACGGAGAAATATGCCCAGTGGCTCACCGAACATGTCACCATGGTGGGCGCCCCACATAATGAGTATCTTCGTATTCGTTTCGATGGCGGCATCATAGGGCTGGCATTGTTTTACCTGGGGCTTGCAGACATCCTCGTGCGTGGCTTATGGTGGGGCAGAGGGGTCAAGGCATATTTCCCGTACCGTGCTATTCTGGTCATGACGCCGATTATGTTTGCCGTGAGCTGCACGAACGATAATACCTTCTTTTATTTTTACGTCTTTACACAGTATCTCTTTGTTTTCATGGGGTTCGGCGCACGACTGTGCTACGAGGATCGAGTCCTGCGTGGCTTGGAAACCATGGTGCTGAGTCCGGACGAAGTGGAAACCTTAAAGGAGCAAATGGGAGAGCTTCAGCCAGCGACATGA
- a CDS encoding acyltransferase: MADPVFIHPQALVESDQIGAGTRVWAFAHVMKGARIGKGCNIGDHAFVESGVVIGDDVTIKNGVSVWDGVELGDRVFVGPNVAFTNDTRPRSKVYHAEPVRTSLLEGASIGANATILAGITVGHYAMIGAGAVVTKDVRNFELVVGCPARHAGWVNRAGDKVAMQPTDE; encoded by the coding sequence ATGGCTGACCCAGTTTTTATCCATCCCCAGGCTTTAGTTGAATCGGATCAGATCGGTGCTGGCACGCGGGTCTGGGCGTTCGCGCATGTGATGAAAGGTGCGCGTATCGGGAAAGGCTGCAATATTGGGGATCACGCTTTTGTTGAGAGTGGAGTCGTGATCGGGGACGATGTGACAATCAAGAATGGCGTAAGCGTCTGGGATGGCGTCGAACTCGGCGACCGGGTTTTCGTCGGGCCAAATGTTGCATTCACGAACGACACGCGGCCCAGGAGTAAAGTCTATCATGCCGAACCTGTTCGCACAAGCTTGCTCGAAGGCGCTTCCATTGGCGCAAACGCAACGATTTTGGCTGGCATCACAGTCGGACATTACGCCATGATTGGCGCTGGCGCAGTTGTCACTAAAGACGTTCGCAACTTCGAGCTTGTTGTCGGCTGCCCGGCGCGACATGCTGGATGGGTAAACCGCGCAGGGGATAAGGTAGCCATGCAGCCGACAGACGAATAG
- a CDS encoding Gfo/Idh/MocA family oxidoreductase has translation MVRIGIIGAGYWGSNLVRAFNDTESAVVAAVADKKQGRLSFVSKRYPHIRTTDDMESILADPEIDAVVVATPVPTHYDVGRRVLESGKHAMIEKPMAYSYDDARKLRDLADSLGKVLTVGHVYQFSPAVEWLATRISSGNLGRLFHIDSIRINLGPPASEVDVVWDLAPHDLSILIYLMWQTGLPTDVRSMRVMAGSFVKEKLADLTHIFIEFECGMTAHVHVSWVTSNKVRLMQISAEHGTVVFDDMQPAEKVKIYSAAVDTRIGADESGSAELTYRPGDIFIPTLPRHEPLAAECRHFVDCIESGKKPINGGAIGVEVVRLLEMIMKEARRDN, from the coding sequence ATGGTAAGAATTGGCATTATCGGAGCGGGCTATTGGGGATCGAACCTCGTTCGCGCATTTAACGATACCGAGAGCGCGGTCGTCGCGGCCGTAGCGGACAAGAAGCAGGGGAGACTCTCCTTCGTCTCTAAACGGTACCCGCACATTCGGACGACGGACGACATGGAGAGCATCCTCGCCGATCCGGAGATCGACGCCGTCGTCGTTGCGACGCCTGTACCGACTCATTACGATGTGGGTCGCCGCGTCCTCGAAAGCGGCAAGCATGCCATGATCGAGAAGCCGATGGCATATTCATATGACGACGCGCGAAAACTTCGTGATCTTGCGGACTCCCTCGGCAAAGTACTGACTGTCGGTCATGTCTATCAATTCTCGCCGGCAGTCGAGTGGCTCGCAACTCGAATTTCCAGTGGGAATCTTGGTCGATTATTCCATATCGATTCAATTCGCATCAATCTTGGACCCCCAGCATCCGAAGTCGATGTGGTGTGGGATTTGGCGCCGCACGATCTATCAATCCTGATTTATCTGATGTGGCAAACCGGACTTCCAACCGACGTTCGGTCCATGCGCGTCATGGCCGGTAGTTTCGTTAAAGAGAAACTTGCTGATCTGACTCATATCTTCATCGAGTTCGAATGTGGCATGACAGCCCATGTTCACGTGAGTTGGGTCACGTCGAACAAAGTGCGCCTCATGCAAATCTCGGCTGAGCATGGCACTGTCGTATTCGACGATATGCAGCCGGCCGAGAAAGTCAAGATCTATTCCGCCGCCGTGGACACCCGCATCGGTGCCGATGAGTCCGGATCCGCCGAACTCACATACCGTCCCGGAGACATCTTCATTCCGACACTGCCGCGACATGAGCCGCTGGCCGCTGAGTGCCGCCACTTCGTCGATTGCATCGAGAGTGGGAAGAAACCGATCAATGGCGGAGCGATCGGCGTTGAGGTTGTACGGCTGCTGGAAATGATCATGAAGGAAGCGAGGCGTGACAACTAG
- a CDS encoding DegT/DnrJ/EryC1/StrS family aminotransferase: MRVPFLDLKEQYHSIHSEIAQAITRVLDSGQYILGPEVSAFEEAFARTHNAPHGIAVNNGTSAVHLPLWALGLQRGDEVIVPVNTFIATAEAVVLTGATPVFVDHDEYYNLDVEQTAARIRRRTKALLPVHLYGQPARMDKLAALAERHDLWLVEDAAQAHLATFDGKSIGSWGDATAFSFYPGKNLGAYGEGGAVITHNAELNRRMRLLRDHGSETKYQHVMAGHNYRMEALQAAILNVKLQHLAQWTNLRRAHAARYSELLADCEPIQLPLEHPLSDPVYHLFVIQADRRDNLRDHLEANGIGAGLHYPVPLHMQPAFAQLGYKEGAFPKAEHAAKRILSLPMYPEMRDEQIEFVAKTIRTFYTNGRKSK, encoded by the coding sequence ATGCGCGTTCCTTTCCTCGACCTGAAAGAACAATACCATTCGATTCACAGCGAGATCGCTCAGGCCATCACGCGCGTGCTCGATTCCGGACAGTATATCCTCGGACCGGAGGTATCGGCATTCGAGGAGGCATTCGCACGGACACATAATGCGCCTCATGGAATTGCCGTTAATAATGGCACGAGTGCCGTGCATCTGCCACTTTGGGCTCTCGGCCTCCAGCGTGGGGATGAGGTGATCGTGCCTGTCAATACCTTCATCGCGACTGCTGAAGCGGTAGTGTTAACAGGCGCAACGCCAGTGTTTGTCGATCACGATGAATACTATAATCTCGACGTCGAGCAGACCGCCGCTCGAATTCGCCGCCGGACGAAGGCCCTTTTACCAGTGCATCTCTATGGCCAGCCCGCACGGATGGATAAACTTGCCGCGCTTGCTGAGCGGCATGATCTCTGGCTGGTTGAAGACGCCGCACAAGCACATCTGGCAACGTTCGATGGCAAGTCCATCGGTTCCTGGGGCGATGCCACCGCCTTCAGCTTTTACCCTGGAAAGAACTTAGGCGCATATGGCGAGGGCGGTGCGGTCATCACCCATAATGCGGAATTGAATCGAAGAATGCGCCTCCTGCGCGATCACGGCTCCGAGACAAAGTACCAGCATGTCATGGCCGGTCATAATTATCGGATGGAGGCACTGCAGGCAGCAATACTTAACGTGAAATTACAGCATCTCGCACAATGGACTAATCTCCGCCGTGCCCATGCTGCCCGATATTCTGAATTGTTGGCAGACTGCGAGCCGATCCAGCTTCCTCTTGAGCATCCTTTGTCGGACCCGGTCTATCATCTTTTCGTGATACAGGCGGACCGTCGAGATAACCTCCGTGATCATCTGGAGGCAAACGGCATTGGGGCTGGGCTTCACTATCCCGTGCCATTACATATGCAACCGGCATTTGCACAGCTTGGGTACAAGGAAGGGGCATTTCCAAAAGCGGAACACGCTGCCAAGAGGATTCTTTCGCTTCCGATGTATCCCGAGATGCGCGACGAACAAATTGAGTTCGTCGCGAAGACCATTCGGACATTTTATACGAATGGGAGGAAGAGTAAGTGA
- a CDS encoding glycosyltransferase: protein MKILYVGHTYTVRANHAKIAALARLPSVEITLVTPHGWKGPLYNNLTDKFEGVSNVDHRILRAYFIGKESAYFFGPSLFSLIARLKPDIVHVEQGAYAVSYAQILLALKLFSRRSRALFFTWWNLPYEPHGIRRFLERFNLANSSGAVAGNNAAETILRDHGFRKPISILPQLGIDLDSQNPYGKSETKSLTIGYAGRITEEKGVLDLLDAVGKIEDLNDVSLYFVGAGPALAEVKRRAAVRGIRFIHHDAVRNEEIPEHLALMDVLVLPSRSTPTWVEQFGHILLEAMANGVPVIGSNSGEIPNVIGDAGLIFQEGDLPALSDAIQFLRFNPRERSRLAQRAFERLQQRFTNDIIARQQIGLYEELLAGRNSVEYESRAKEAAHTI, encoded by the coding sequence ATGAAGATTCTATACGTCGGACATACCTATACGGTCCGTGCGAACCATGCCAAGATTGCCGCGCTGGCGCGGTTGCCCAGCGTGGAGATCACGCTCGTCACGCCACATGGGTGGAAGGGGCCGCTATATAACAATCTAACGGATAAGTTTGAAGGTGTGTCGAATGTCGACCACCGGATTTTGCGCGCCTACTTTATAGGTAAAGAGAGCGCATATTTTTTCGGCCCATCGCTCTTCTCGTTGATAGCTCGTCTAAAGCCGGATATTGTCCATGTCGAGCAAGGCGCGTATGCTGTCTCGTATGCCCAGATCCTTTTAGCCCTTAAGCTATTCTCGCGTCGATCGCGAGCATTGTTCTTTACCTGGTGGAATCTGCCGTATGAGCCTCATGGTATCAGGCGATTCCTTGAACGATTCAACCTGGCAAATTCCTCCGGAGCAGTCGCCGGGAATAATGCAGCAGAGACCATCCTCCGCGATCATGGATTTCGAAAGCCAATATCTATTCTTCCCCAACTTGGCATCGATCTGGACTCTCAGAACCCTTATGGCAAGTCAGAGACCAAGAGTCTCACGATCGGCTACGCCGGCCGCATCACCGAGGAAAAAGGCGTGCTTGATCTGCTCGATGCCGTCGGCAAAATCGAAGATCTGAATGACGTGAGCCTCTACTTCGTTGGGGCCGGCCCTGCACTTGCAGAAGTCAAGCGTCGGGCGGCGGTGCGAGGGATTCGATTCATCCATCATGATGCGGTCCGGAATGAAGAGATTCCAGAACACCTCGCACTCATGGACGTACTCGTACTTCCGAGTCGTTCAACTCCTACATGGGTCGAGCAATTTGGTCATATCCTTCTCGAAGCGATGGCCAACGGCGTTCCTGTCATTGGCTCCAATAGCGGCGAGATTCCAAATGTGATCGGTGATGCCGGTCTAATCTTTCAGGAGGGAGATCTTCCAGCGTTGTCCGATGCGATTCAATTTCTTCGTTTTAATCCTCGCGAACGGTCGCGACTGGCACAACGCGCTTTCGAGCGACTGCAGCAGCGATTTACAAATGATATCATTGCGCGCCAGCAAATAGGGCTTTACGAGGAGTTGCTTGCCGGTCGCAATTCGGTCGAATATGAGTCACGTGCGAAGGAGGCGGCACACACGATATGA
- a CDS encoding sugar transferase encodes MIFETAIRRHGWPKISLVLLDFVAVTLAAVTTLLLHYFAGFDSYDVEHSLGEYILRVAILYASFPLLVLIFRQHLLYKYKVYSTGVSQFAQLARALLINALLLIAVLFFLREDWIQHSRTNLFLFTVSSLVLLSFFRIVLYRKLLLPAITGIEARRILLVGAGEEARALLAESTSGRIHPFEIVAMVDQGGSLSQDSSAALLLTTVPLLKEFVLKYNIHEVVVAENDLPYEDVVRLIGEARETGVPIHLLSDHFKVIHERVTKSTSEFLNVTAAPISHGLHGFYSTSLKRFVDLVGTIIGLVLLSPFLAIIVVAIKLGSRGPIFFSTEVIGQHGERFRWFKFRTMQLGPSDELHREHVAQHIQLGTRPTGKLENDPRITPIGRWLRRHSLDELPQLYNVLRGDMSLVGPRPCLPYEFEQYAAWHKERFAVRPGMTGLWQVSGRSSVSFNDMVILDLYYIHNISLWLDAAIILRTVGVVLTGKGGG; translated from the coding sequence GTGATTTTCGAAACTGCGATTCGCCGGCACGGCTGGCCGAAAATTTCACTGGTCCTCCTCGATTTCGTCGCGGTCACGCTGGCGGCGGTCACAACGCTCTTGTTGCATTATTTCGCCGGCTTCGATTCTTATGATGTCGAACATTCGCTTGGCGAGTATATCTTACGTGTCGCGATTCTCTATGCATCTTTCCCGTTGCTGGTGCTTATCTTTCGCCAACATCTTCTCTATAAATACAAGGTCTATTCGACGGGTGTCTCCCAATTTGCTCAGCTTGCCCGGGCGTTACTAATCAATGCGTTATTGCTGATTGCCGTACTGTTTTTCTTGCGCGAAGATTGGATTCAGCATAGTCGGACAAACCTGTTCCTGTTCACCGTTTCGTCGCTTGTACTGCTATCATTTTTTCGCATCGTACTCTATCGGAAGCTGTTGCTTCCAGCCATCACGGGAATCGAGGCCCGCCGCATTCTTTTGGTCGGTGCCGGTGAGGAGGCGCGCGCTCTGCTGGCCGAGAGCACCAGCGGCCGAATCCATCCCTTCGAGATTGTCGCGATGGTCGATCAAGGTGGCTCGCTCTCGCAGGATTCTTCTGCGGCTCTTCTGCTCACGACTGTACCACTCCTAAAGGAGTTTGTTCTGAAATACAATATCCACGAAGTTGTTGTGGCCGAGAATGACCTTCCATACGAGGACGTCGTTCGGCTCATTGGTGAAGCACGGGAGACAGGCGTGCCGATTCATTTGCTCAGCGATCATTTCAAAGTCATCCACGAGCGGGTGACTAAAAGTACATCCGAGTTCCTGAACGTCACGGCAGCGCCAATCTCACATGGACTGCATGGATTCTACTCAACCTCGCTGAAGCGCTTTGTCGATCTCGTCGGCACCATCATCGGATTGGTTCTTTTGTCGCCATTCCTTGCAATCATTGTCGTTGCGATCAAACTTGGAAGTCGTGGGCCTATTTTCTTTAGCACGGAAGTGATTGGTCAACATGGTGAGCGATTTCGCTGGTTCAAATTCCGAACGATGCAACTCGGCCCGAGCGATGAACTCCACCGCGAACACGTAGCACAGCATATTCAACTTGGTACGCGCCCGACTGGGAAGCTGGAAAACGACCCGCGTATTACGCCCATCGGGCGTTGGCTTCGACGCCATTCACTTGACGAGTTGCCTCAGTTATACAATGTTTTGCGAGGCGACATGAGTTTGGTTGGTCCACGTCCATGTCTGCCGTATGAGTTCGAACAGTATGCCGCCTGGCACAAGGAGCGGTTTGCCGTTCGGCCCGGAATGACAGGACTCTGGCAAGTGAGCGGCCGCTCATCCGTGAGCTTCAACGATATGGTGATCTTGGATTTGTACTACATCCATAACATCTCGCTCTGGCTCGATGCCGCGATTATTCTTCGAACAGTTGGTGTAGTGCTAACAGGAAAGGGTGGAGGTTAA
- a CDS encoding regulator → MFKVPSRYIAVAIFAAFAFAPMPLCAQWVQTDGPVGGFIQTFAVQGHYLFAGTYTGGVFRSTNNGNSWRMVNAGLGDLDVRELLASGDYLYAATYGGVFRSSDDGITWTSASSGLATSEVLTMAARDTAIYAGTDVGVFLSSDNGGHWTSANSGLTNTVIHALVVNGTILYAGTNAGVFRSTDSGASWIPVRSGIENITINALAVNGPYLFAAAGGGSGLLRSSDKGESWSPINNGLPISKPVYAFAVLGSKLYAGATSGGIYYSSDTGRSWSLQNTGLPSNYPVYAFAGIGRTYLLAGLGGGGVYITVDSGAQWRSTNSGLTNTDVYDLALMGTKLFAGTDGEGIFSTTDEGATWKPAASGLNSFDANNIAVIASDDTDLFAGTSGGVYHSTNSGASWTPASSGLTDANVRALLLDGSDLYAGTGINGVFRSTNRGASWVAVNSGLSITSVRALVKSGTYLFAGTNGGGAFRSTDSGASWAAANSGLTNPDVYSLITSGSDVLAGTFGGVFRSTDRGLTWNISNTGLSNIVVYTLAAVGSNVFAGTSSGVFYSTNGGMSWSVANAGLDNAFVTSLIIGGTDIFAGTYGSGVWRRPLSEIISQRSVTGVPIVKRELYSHPNPFARSTTITFSTEVGAFTKITILNLVGTEIAQIFAGEMAAGEHSIEWKPGYLPDGTYICLVRMNGRVETLPMMLVR, encoded by the coding sequence ATGTTCAAAGTCCCGAGTCGATACATTGCAGTTGCTATCTTCGCGGCGTTCGCGTTCGCGCCAATGCCGCTATGCGCTCAATGGGTGCAAACGGACGGCCCAGTCGGCGGTTTTATCCAGACTTTCGCGGTACAAGGTCATTATCTCTTCGCAGGAACATATACCGGCGGAGTGTTCCGGTCCACGAACAACGGCAACAGCTGGAGAATGGTCAATGCCGGATTAGGCGATCTCGATGTTCGCGAACTGCTTGCAAGCGGGGACTATCTCTACGCTGCTACCTACGGTGGCGTGTTTCGTTCGAGTGACGATGGAATAACCTGGACAAGCGCCAGCAGCGGACTCGCAACGAGCGAAGTCCTTACCATGGCGGCGCGTGACACAGCCATTTATGCCGGCACTGATGTGGGGGTGTTTCTCTCCAGTGACAATGGTGGGCACTGGACGTCTGCAAATTCAGGACTGACGAACACGGTCATCCATGCTCTCGTCGTGAATGGGACTATTCTATACGCAGGTACGAACGCCGGAGTATTTCGGTCGACGGATAGTGGAGCAAGCTGGATTCCTGTGCGGTCCGGGATCGAGAATATCACGATCAATGCGCTTGCAGTAAATGGCCCCTACCTGTTTGCCGCGGCTGGAGGAGGAAGCGGCCTCCTTCGTTCGAGCGATAAAGGAGAGTCATGGAGCCCGATCAATAATGGACTACCCATCAGTAAACCCGTGTACGCTTTTGCCGTGCTCGGTTCGAAGCTATATGCTGGTGCCACCAGTGGCGGGATCTATTATTCGAGTGACACCGGTCGAAGTTGGAGCCTGCAGAATACCGGATTGCCATCGAACTATCCAGTGTACGCATTTGCTGGGATTGGGAGGACGTATCTATTGGCCGGTCTGGGCGGCGGTGGTGTCTATATTACTGTTGATTCGGGTGCGCAATGGAGATCGACAAACTCGGGCCTGACAAACACCGATGTCTACGATCTGGCACTAATGGGCACAAAGCTCTTTGCGGGCACGGATGGCGAGGGTATTTTTTCTACCACCGATGAGGGTGCTACCTGGAAACCTGCAGCGAGTGGTCTCAACTCATTCGATGCAAACAATATCGCTGTTATTGCTTCGGATGATACCGATCTTTTTGCGGGGACTTCCGGCGGTGTCTATCATTCAACCAACTCCGGTGCAAGCTGGACTCCCGCAAGTTCAGGCTTGACCGACGCTAACGTCCGTGCGCTGCTGCTGGATGGCTCCGATCTTTATGCCGGGACTGGCATCAATGGAGTGTTTCGATCTACGAATCGAGGAGCAAGCTGGGTGGCAGTGAACAGTGGACTGAGTATTACTTCCGTTCGCGCATTGGTAAAGAGTGGCACCTATCTCTTCGCTGGTACGAATGGCGGAGGAGCATTCCGTTCAACGGATAGCGGTGCCAGTTGGGCCGCCGCTAATTCAGGCCTCACCAATCCCGATGTCTATTCGCTCATCACTAGTGGGAGCGATGTGCTTGCCGGGACCTTCGGCGGTGTCTTCCGATCCACGGACCGAGGCTTGACGTGGAATATCTCCAATACGGGTCTTTCGAACATTGTTGTGTATACATTGGCAGCCGTTGGGAGTAATGTCTTTGCCGGGACGAGTAGTGGCGTGTTTTACTCAACAAACGGAGGTATGAGTTGGAGCGTAGCGAATGCCGGTCTTGATAATGCTTTTGTCACCAGTCTGATTATTGGCGGCACTGATATCTTCGCCGGGACGTATGGTTCGGGTGTCTGGCGTCGTCCTCTCTCGGAGATAATTAGTCAACGATCTGTTACTGGAGTGCCGATAGTTAAGCGTGAACTTTACAGCCATCCAAATCCATTTGCGCGCTCAACCACAATCACTTTCAGCACAGAAGTCGGCGCATTTACCAAGATCACGATCCTGAACCTGGTGGGCACGGAGATCGCGCAGATCTTCGCGGGTGAAATGGCAGCAGGGGAGCATAGTATCGAGTGGAAGCCGGGCTATTTGCCAGATGGGACATATATATGCCTTGTTCGGATGAATGGGCGAGTTGAGACTTTGCCCATGATGCTGGTCCGATAG
- a CDS encoding NAD-dependent epimerase/dehydratase family protein, translated as MKILITGGAGFIGSHTADALIERGDEVVLLDNLSKPVHLKGIPTYLHPKARLIIGDVRDPKVFLDALNGVEKVVHLAAYQDYLPDFSTFFSVNAVGTALLYELIVAHKLPVKRVVVASSQAVNGEGLYKCEQHGLQGPTARPIGQLEHGDWAMRCAICGEAMQWQWTPESFSHPENQYALSKESQEKMTLSFGRRYDIPSVALRYSIVQGPRQSFYNAYSGACRIFALHYYFRKAPTIYEDGQMHRDFINIHDVVNANLMALEDERMVGEQFCVGGGLAYTVSEFDRIVARISGCEDVQPSLPGAFRFGDTRNSCSDISKLKALGWNPSRQVEESVRDYVEWLREQADVEDIFEFAERNMRSLNVVRQSAN; from the coding sequence ATGAAAATACTAATTACTGGCGGCGCCGGCTTTATCGGTTCTCACACGGCAGATGCTCTGATCGAGCGCGGCGATGAAGTCGTATTATTAGACAATCTCTCTAAGCCAGTACATTTGAAGGGGATACCGACCTACCTTCATCCAAAAGCAAGACTGATAATCGGGGATGTTCGCGATCCAAAGGTCTTCCTCGATGCGTTGAATGGCGTTGAGAAAGTAGTCCATCTTGCTGCCTATCAGGATTATCTACCCGACTTCAGCACCTTTTTTAGCGTTAATGCTGTCGGGACTGCGCTGCTTTATGAGCTCATCGTTGCTCACAAGCTTCCAGTGAAACGAGTCGTTGTCGCTAGTTCCCAGGCAGTCAACGGTGAGGGGCTATATAAGTGCGAGCAGCATGGATTACAGGGGCCGACGGCGCGCCCGATCGGCCAACTTGAGCATGGCGATTGGGCTATGCGCTGCGCAATCTGCGGCGAGGCAATGCAGTGGCAATGGACACCTGAAAGCTTCTCGCATCCTGAGAATCAGTATGCACTCTCGAAGGAATCTCAGGAGAAAATGACACTATCTTTTGGACGCCGCTATGATATTCCCAGTGTCGCGCTTCGATATTCGATTGTCCAGGGGCCGCGACAATCTTTTTATAATGCCTATAGTGGTGCCTGTCGGATCTTTGCGCTTCATTATTATTTCCGAAAGGCGCCTACCATCTATGAAGACGGCCAGATGCATCGGGATTTCATTAACATCCATGATGTGGTCAATGCAAATCTAATGGCGCTTGAGGACGAACGAATGGTCGGCGAGCAGTTTTGCGTTGGCGGTGGACTGGCCTATACGGTATCGGAGTTCGACCGAATCGTCGCAAGGATCTCAGGGTGTGAGGATGTTCAGCCGAGCCTGCCAGGAGCGTTTCGGTTTGGTGATACTAGAAATTCTTGCTCAGATATTTCCAAGCTCAAGGCACTCGGCTGGAATCCGTCTCGACAGGTCGAAGAAAGTGTCAGAGATTATGTGGAATGGCTTCGCGAACAAGCAGATGTGGAAGACATCTTCGAGTTCGCTGAAAGGAACATGCGCTCACTGAATGTTGTCCGGCAGTCGGCCAATTGA
- the rimM gene encoding ribosome maturation factor RimM (Essential for efficient processing of 16S rRNA) — translation MTTELPDDYVLIARIRKPHGLQGELEIESFTWDEGRFGKLKRVFLRNAEGIITEQIVESARPTNRGVLIRFQGVQDRDAADGLRGAEMFIPESERPKLPEGRAYYDEIIGMYVIDDVSGTAIGRVTNVLNMPAGDVFVLDINGQEHLVSNAGDEIVKIDTAKNEVRVRLLEEY, via the coding sequence TTGACAACGGAATTGCCGGACGATTACGTCCTGATTGCTCGAATCCGGAAGCCCCATGGGCTTCAGGGCGAGTTGGAGATCGAGTCCTTTACGTGGGACGAGGGTCGGTTCGGCAAGTTGAAGCGAGTGTTCCTCCGGAATGCCGAGGGGATCATCACTGAGCAGATTGTGGAATCAGCACGCCCGACGAATCGTGGTGTGCTGATTCGGTTTCAGGGGGTTCAGGACCGCGATGCAGCGGATGGCCTAAGGGGTGCGGAGATGTTCATCCCTGAATCAGAACGGCCTAAGTTGCCGGAAGGTCGAGCCTATTACGATGAGATAATCGGGATGTACGTGATTGATGATGTCTCTGGGACTGCGATTGGGCGAGTGACAAACGTTCTGAATATGCCAGCAGGCGATGTGTTTGTGTTGGATATCAATGGCCAGGAGCATCTCGTCAGCAACGCCGGAGATGAGATAGTCAAAATCGACACGGCGAAGAACGAGGTCCGAGTCCGGCTACTGGAAGAATATTAG